Proteins found in one Corynebacterium zhongnanshanii genomic segment:
- a CDS encoding siderophore ABC transporter substrate-binding protein has product MTNLRTRTRVKLVATLAMAGLTLAACGSNDSGNNTSQSASDNDKATTITVQDNSGDVTVPHPPKAVASTDNRTFEVLEKWGVDLVAAPKRLVPNTIPGYKNNDKITDLGTHREPDLEALVASQPDLIIAGQRFTQHEDEIKKLNPDTPVIDFEPREGENMADELKRQVTELGKIFDKEEDAQKLVDDFDAALKRAKDAYDGKSTVEAVNVSGGEIGYIAPTVGRFYGPVFDWVGLKPALKIEGATNNHEGDDVSVETLAQANPDFIIVMDRDGAIKSKEDGYKPAEEILKGNEALKNVKAMKEGHVYVAPQDTYTNESIITYTEVLNALADQFEAAKK; this is encoded by the coding sequence ATGACCAACCTACGAACCCGCACCCGAGTAAAGCTCGTCGCCACCCTGGCAATGGCCGGCCTCACCCTCGCCGCCTGCGGAAGCAACGACAGCGGAAACAACACCTCGCAGTCCGCATCTGACAACGACAAAGCAACCACCATCACCGTCCAGGACAACTCTGGCGACGTGACCGTCCCACACCCACCCAAGGCAGTAGCCTCCACCGACAACCGCACCTTCGAGGTCCTGGAGAAGTGGGGCGTGGATCTGGTAGCCGCTCCTAAGCGCCTTGTTCCAAACACCATCCCTGGCTACAAGAACAACGACAAGATCACCGACCTCGGAACTCACCGCGAGCCGGACCTCGAGGCACTTGTTGCATCTCAGCCGGACCTGATCATCGCCGGACAGCGCTTCACCCAGCACGAGGATGAAATCAAGAAGCTCAACCCGGACACCCCTGTGATCGACTTCGAGCCACGTGAAGGCGAGAACATGGCTGACGAGCTCAAGCGCCAGGTCACCGAGCTGGGCAAGATCTTCGACAAGGAAGAGGACGCCCAGAAGCTCGTCGATGACTTCGACGCCGCCCTCAAGCGCGCCAAGGATGCCTACGACGGCAAGAGCACCGTCGAGGCAGTCAACGTCTCCGGTGGCGAGATCGGCTACATCGCCCCAACCGTGGGTCGTTTCTACGGACCGGTCTTCGACTGGGTAGGCCTGAAGCCAGCCCTGAAGATCGAGGGTGCTACCAACAACCACGAGGGTGATGACGTCTCCGTGGAGACCCTGGCACAGGCTAACCCTGACTTCATCATCGTCATGGACCGCGATGGCGCTATCAAGTCCAAGGAAGACGGCTACAAGCCAGCCGAGGAGATCCTGAAGGGCAACGAGGCTCTGAAGAACGTGAAGGCTATGAAGGAGGGACACGTGTACGTTGCTCCTCAGGACACCTACACCAACGAGTCCATCATCACCTACACCGAGGTGCTGAACGCTCTGGCCGACCAGTTCGAGGCTGCTAAGAAGTAG